A DNA window from Fusobacterium sp. contains the following coding sequences:
- the cls gene encoding cardiolipin synthase has protein sequence MNLIITFFKDYIAIINMMFIIIIILIERKKPVYTLFWITILVLAPYLGFIAYLFFGLSFQKKRVVNQFYKWKFIHSKKLIKSSERADLLRWKQLISYLEVSSKNKLTTLNSMKIFTEGNQFFKSMINDLKKAEKTIYMEYYIFKYDEIGKSIVDILIQKAKEGIDIKIIVDEAGGTSRKMIRKMKENKIDVEIFFPSHFPFLKIANLRANYRDHRKLCIVDSKLGYIGGFNIGDEYLGKGKLGYWRDTAVRAFGEVALELEKEFFFSWEIVKKEHIGYEEKKYQYEREAIQEVIKDRGKYSGYAQVVSSGPNYQFRTMRDTFLKIIMEAKNYIYIQTPYFVPDDAVLEALKIAAMSGVHIKIMIPDKPDHFFIYWVNQYFVGELLDLGVKVYKYNKGFLHSKMVMADSEIVSVGTANFDNRSFYQNFEININIYEKDVAEEFREIFYRDMKTSNKILRSEYSNRGYYIKFKESICRLLAPIL, from the coding sequence ATGAATTTGATTATTACTTTTTTTAAAGATTATATAGCAATCATAAATATGATGTTTATTATTATCATTATTTTGATTGAACGGAAAAAACCTGTATATACACTTTTTTGGATAACAATACTTGTACTTGCTCCGTATTTAGGATTTATAGCTTATTTATTTTTTGGGCTTAGTTTTCAAAAGAAAAGAGTGGTAAATCAATTTTATAAATGGAAATTTATCCACAGCAAAAAACTTATTAAATCTTCAGAAAGGGCTGATTTGTTAAGATGGAAACAATTAATTTCCTATCTTGAAGTATCTTCAAAAAATAAATTGACTACTCTTAATTCAATGAAAATATTTACTGAGGGAAATCAATTTTTTAAAAGCATGATAAATGATTTGAAAAAAGCAGAAAAAACTATATATATGGAATACTATATATTCAAATATGATGAAATAGGGAAATCTATAGTTGATATTCTCATTCAAAAGGCAAAAGAAGGAATAGATATAAAAATAATAGTAGATGAAGCTGGTGGTACCAGTCGAAAAATGATCAGAAAAATGAAAGAAAACAAGATAGATGTAGAAATATTTTTTCCTTCACACTTTCCATTTTTAAAAATAGCTAATTTAAGGGCAAACTACAGAGATCATAGAAAATTATGTATTGTTGACAGTAAATTGGGATATATAGGTGGATTCAATATAGGAGATGAATATCTAGGTAAAGGCAAATTAGGCTATTGGAGAGATACAGCTGTAAGAGCTTTTGGAGAGGTGGCACTTGAACTTGAAAAAGAATTTTTCTTTTCATGGGAGATAGTGAAGAAAGAACATATAGGATATGAAGAAAAGAAATATCAATATGAAAGAGAAGCTATACAGGAAGTAATAAAAGATAGAGGAAAATATTCTGGATATGCTCAAGTAGTCAGCAGTGGACCAAATTATCAATTTAGAACTATGAGGGATACATTCTTAAAAATAATAATGGAAGCCAAAAATTACATCTATATACAGACTCCATATTTTGTTCCTGATGATGCAGTTTTAGAAGCATTGAAGATAGCAGCCATGTCAGGAGTCCATATAAAAATAATGATACCAGATAAACCAGATCATTTTTTTATCTATTGGGTAAATCAGTATTTTGTAGGAGAGCTTTTGGATTTAGGGGTAAAGGTATATAAATATAATAAAGGTTTTCTTCACAGTAAAATGGTTATGGCTGACAGTGAAATAGTGAGTGTAGGAACTGCAAATTTTGATAATAGAAGTTTTTATCAGAATTTTGAAATAAATATAAACATATATGAAAAAGATGTAGCAGAGGAATTTAGAGAAATATTCTACAGAGATATGAAAACCAGCAATAAAATATTAAGAAGTGAGTATAGCAATAGGGGATATTATATCAAATTTAAAGAATCAATATGTCGTCTGCTTGCTCCTATATTATAA